The proteins below are encoded in one region of Mycobacterium shinjukuense:
- a CDS encoding AAA family ATPase yields MTMPAATTTAHCEAVLDEIERVVVGKRSALTLILTAVLARGHVLIEDLPGLGKTLIARSFAAALGLGFTRVQFTPDLLPADLLGSTIYDMQSGRFEFRPGPIFTNLLLADEINRTPPKTQAALLEAMAEGQVSIDGQTHKLPMPFIVLATDNPIEYEGTYPLPEAQLDRFAIRLELRYLTENDETAMLRRRLDRGSAEPTVNQVVDAHDLLAMRESVEQVTVHEDVLHYVVSLANATRHHPQVAVGASPRAELDLVQLARARALLLGRDYVIPEDVKALAIAAVAHRITLRPEMWVRKIQGADIVGELLRRLPVPRVNGGTR; encoded by the coding sequence ATGACGATGCCGGCGGCGACCACCACCGCGCACTGTGAGGCGGTGCTGGACGAAATCGAACGCGTGGTGGTGGGCAAACGCTCCGCGCTTACGCTGATCCTCACCGCGGTCCTGGCCCGCGGGCACGTGCTGATCGAAGACCTTCCCGGCCTCGGCAAGACCCTGATCGCACGGTCCTTCGCCGCCGCGTTGGGGCTCGGATTCACCCGGGTGCAGTTCACGCCCGATCTGCTGCCGGCCGACTTGCTTGGCTCGACCATCTACGACATGCAGTCGGGCCGGTTCGAGTTCCGTCCCGGACCCATCTTCACCAACCTGCTGCTCGCCGACGAGATCAACCGCACCCCGCCCAAAACCCAGGCGGCGTTGTTGGAGGCGATGGCCGAGGGGCAGGTGAGCATCGACGGCCAAACCCACAAGCTGCCGATGCCGTTCATCGTGCTGGCCACCGACAACCCGATCGAGTACGAGGGCACCTACCCGCTGCCGGAGGCGCAGCTGGACCGGTTCGCGATCCGGCTGGAACTGCGGTACCTGACGGAGAACGACGAGACCGCGATGCTGCGCCGCCGGCTTGACCGCGGCTCCGCCGAGCCGACGGTGAATCAGGTTGTGGACGCGCACGATCTGTTGGCCATGCGGGAATCGGTCGAGCAGGTCACGGTGCACGAGGACGTTCTGCACTATGTGGTGTCGCTGGCCAACGCCACCCGGCACCATCCACAAGTCGCGGTGGGTGCCAGTCCGCGTGCCGAACTCGACTTGGTGCAACTCGCGCGCGCCCGTGCCCTGCTACTCGGCCGGGACTATGTGATCCCCGAAGATGTCAAGGCGCTTGCCATCGCCGCCGTCGCGCACCGCATCACCCTGCGCCCAGAGATGTGGGTGCGAAAGATTCAAGGCGCCGACATCGTCGGAGAATTGTTGCGGCGGTTGCCGGTTCCCCGGGTGAACGGCGGAACCCGATGA
- a CDS encoding DUF4129 domain-containing protein: MSGKPTGRVVVLIALLIVSGAALRGYLPAHDGARLAEAGGSRAALIFLVAALAGTLALMAFAIVSRLRDPRAVAPSAGTLSDLLGRGTARPSWRVLLIGLGMVLGWLLIAMLLSGLFTPYEFSPDAPTPDSSPPPTVGEPTPPPGQVPKNDNGAVLAILLASTIPLLLMVIAGAVIAARRRRGVAAGVLTDDDTAARRTRSETLARAAEVGLAEMADPSRGPRAAIIACYAAMECELAKVPDVVPQEFDTPTEVLARAVEHRVLHADNAVQLVNLFAEARFSPHVMNEGHREVAVRLLHLVLDDLRTRSHA, from the coding sequence ATGTCCGGCAAACCGACGGGGCGCGTCGTCGTCCTCATCGCGCTCTTGATCGTTTCGGGCGCGGCGCTGCGCGGCTATCTTCCGGCTCACGACGGTGCACGGCTGGCCGAGGCGGGCGGCAGCCGGGCGGCGCTGATCTTCCTGGTCGCGGCCCTGGCCGGGACGCTGGCGCTGATGGCGTTCGCGATCGTTTCGCGGTTGCGGGATCCACGAGCGGTGGCGCCCAGTGCGGGGACGTTGTCCGACCTGCTGGGCCGCGGCACGGCGCGACCGAGTTGGCGGGTGCTGCTGATCGGACTCGGGATGGTGCTGGGCTGGCTGCTGATCGCGATGCTGCTGTCCGGGCTTTTCACGCCGTACGAGTTCAGTCCCGATGCGCCGACGCCGGATTCGAGCCCGCCGCCGACGGTGGGTGAACCCACCCCGCCGCCGGGGCAAGTCCCGAAAAACGACAACGGGGCCGTGCTGGCAATCCTGCTTGCGAGCACGATTCCGCTGCTGCTGATGGTGATTGCGGGGGCGGTGATCGCGGCGCGCCGGCGACGCGGCGTCGCGGCCGGCGTGCTCACCGACGACGACACCGCCGCGCGCCGGACACGGTCGGAAACCCTGGCGCGGGCGGCCGAAGTCGGGCTGGCGGAGATGGCCGACCCCAGCCGCGGACCACGCGCGGCGATCATCGCGTGTTACGCGGCGATGGAATGTGAATTGGCCAAGGTCCCCGACGTGGTCCCGCAAGAGTTCGACACCCCCACCGAGGTTCTCGCCCGAGCCGTCGAACACCGTGTGTTGCACGCCGATAACGCCGTTCAGTTGGTCAATCTGTTTGCCGAGGCGCGGTTTAGCCCGCACGTGATGAACGAGGGACATCGTGAGGTCGCGGTGCGCTTGCTTCACCTGGTTCTCGACGACCTGCGCACGCGGAGCCATGCGTGA
- a CDS encoding DUF58 domain-containing protein → MIQTRDVELRWRASPLTLAMASCAGVALAAAVIGGHWRLIAFAAPLLGVLSSISWQRPVPIIRVHGEPDSQRCFENEQARVKVWATTDSGANTIELTVSAPNGMQVEVLQSDARQVKTVAAVAQRWGRYPIRAEVEVIARGGLLRGIGTADAADVIVFPLTPPQSTPTPQTELLDRLGAHLTRHIGPGVEYADIRPYVPGDQLRAVNWAVSARRGRLHVTQRLTDRAADVVVLIDTYRQPPGPATEATERVARGAAQVVQTALRNGDRAGIVALGGNRPRWLGADIGQRQFYRVLDTVLAVGDRFENTTGTLAPRAAVPPGAIVVAFSTLLDTEFALALIDLRKRGHVVVAVDVLDRAPFTDEQEPLVVRMWALQRSAMYRDMATVGVDVLSWPQDRPLDQAMAALPDRRHRVRRRRL, encoded by the coding sequence GTGATACAAACGCGTGACGTCGAGTTGCGCTGGCGGGCATCGCCGCTGACGCTGGCGATGGCCAGCTGCGCCGGAGTCGCGTTGGCCGCCGCTGTCATCGGTGGTCACTGGCGGCTGATCGCGTTCGCCGCGCCGCTGCTCGGTGTGTTGAGCTCGATCAGTTGGCAGCGGCCCGTCCCGATCATCCGGGTGCACGGGGAGCCCGATTCGCAGCGCTGCTTCGAGAACGAGCAAGCGCGCGTGAAGGTGTGGGCGACAACGGATTCCGGTGCCAACACGATCGAACTCACGGTCTCAGCGCCGAATGGGATGCAGGTCGAAGTTCTGCAGTCAGATGCTCGACAGGTGAAAACGGTTGCGGCGGTGGCGCAACGCTGGGGGCGGTATCCCATCCGGGCCGAAGTCGAGGTGATCGCGCGCGGCGGGTTGTTGCGGGGGATCGGCACCGCTGACGCCGCCGACGTCATCGTGTTTCCACTGACCCCACCGCAGTCGACGCCGACCCCGCAGACCGAGTTGCTCGACCGGTTGGGCGCCCATCTCACCCGCCACATCGGCCCGGGCGTGGAATACGCCGACATCCGTCCCTATGTCCCGGGTGACCAGTTGCGCGCGGTGAACTGGGCGGTGAGTGCGCGCCGCGGCCGACTGCACGTGACGCAGCGGCTGACCGATCGTGCCGCCGACGTGGTGGTGCTGATCGACACGTATCGGCAGCCGCCGGGCCCGGCCACCGAGGCAACCGAACGGGTGGCGCGGGGCGCCGCTCAGGTGGTGCAGACCGCGTTGCGAAACGGTGATCGCGCCGGGATCGTCGCGCTGGGAGGCAACCGCCCGCGGTGGCTGGGCGCCGACATCGGCCAGCGCCAGTTCTACCGAGTGCTCGATACCGTGCTCGCGGTCGGCGACCGCTTCGAAAACACGACCGGAACGTTGGCGCCGCGGGCCGCGGTTCCGCCCGGTGCGATCGTCGTCGCGTTTTCCACGCTGCTGGACACCGAATTCGCGCTGGCGCTCATCGACTTGCGCAAACGCGGTCATGTCGTGGTCGCCGTCGACGTGCTCGATCGCGCTCCGTTCACGGACGAGCAGGAACCGCTGGTGGTGCGCATGTGGGCGCTGCAGCGCTCGGCGATGTATCGCGACATGGCCACCGTCGGTGTTGACGTGTTGTCCTGGCCGCAGGATCGCCCGTTGGACCAGGCGATGGCCGCGCTGCCCGACCGCCGCCATCGGGTGCGCAGGCGGCGGCTGTAG
- a CDS encoding TetR/AcrR family transcriptional regulator: MKADPSCVDKAPGAGRPRDPRIDSAILSATAELLVHLGYANLSLGAVAERAGTTKSALYRRWSSKAELVHEAAFPAAPTALQAPAGDIAADVALMIAATRDVFTTPVVRAALPGLVADMTADAELNARVLARLADLFTAVRVRLREAVDRGEAHPDVNPDRLIEVIGGATMLRMLLYPDQMLDDTWVEQTTAIVLHGVVRRPATRQGPITD; this comes from the coding sequence ATGAAAGCAGACCCGTCCTGCGTTGACAAGGCCCCGGGAGCCGGCCGGCCCCGGGATCCGCGCATCGACTCGGCCATCCTGTCGGCGACCGCGGAACTGTTGGTGCACCTCGGCTATGCGAACCTCAGCCTGGGGGCCGTGGCCGAACGCGCCGGAACCACCAAGTCCGCGTTGTACCGGCGTTGGTCGAGCAAGGCCGAGCTGGTGCACGAAGCGGCCTTCCCGGCGGCTCCCACCGCGCTGCAGGCGCCGGCCGGCGATATCGCCGCCGACGTCGCACTGATGATCGCGGCCACCCGCGATGTGTTCACCACCCCGGTGGTACGGGCCGCCTTGCCTGGTCTGGTGGCCGACATGACCGCCGACGCCGAGCTCAACGCCCGGGTGCTGGCGCGTTTGGCCGACCTGTTCACCGCGGTGCGGGTGCGCCTGCGCGAGGCCGTCGACCGGGGCGAGGCCCACCCGGACGTCAACCCGGACCGGTTGATCGAGGTGATCGGCGGAGCCACGATGCTGCGGATGCTGTTGTACCCCGACCAGATGCTGGACGACACCTGGGTGGAACAGACCACCGCCATCGTCCTACACGGGGTTGTGCGGCGACCCGCCACCCGGCAGGGTCCGATCACCGACTAG
- a CDS encoding phosphotransferase family protein, whose amino-acid sequence MADEPAVQDTARLQRSSRDVTTLPAVLSRWLSGVLPGGATPQITLGCGVDSTGMSAETIMVTARWHQDGQPVEQKLVARLAPAADDVPVFATYRLDHQFEVIRRVGELTDIPVPRVRWIETTGDVLGTPFFLMDYVEGVVPPDVMPYTFGNNWFADAPAQCQRQLQDATVAVLAKLHSIPNAQKIFGFLAEGLTGDTALRRHFGWVRAWYDFAVPDIGRSPLVERTFQWLQDNWPQQAAAREPVLLWGDARMGNVLYRDFAPVAVLDWEMVALGPRELDVAWMIYAHMVFQELAALATLPGLPDVMREDDVRASYQELTGVELGDLHWFYVYSGVMWACVFMRTSARRIHFGEIEKPDDVESLFYHAALMKRLIGEEH is encoded by the coding sequence GTGGCCGATGAACCGGCGGTCCAGGATACTGCTCGCTTGCAGCGCTCGAGCCGTGACGTCACCACCCTGCCGGCGGTGCTGTCGCGATGGCTGTCGGGCGTGCTGCCCGGCGGCGCGACTCCCCAGATCACCCTGGGCTGCGGCGTGGACTCGACGGGCATGTCAGCCGAAACCATCATGGTGACCGCCCGCTGGCACCAGGACGGCCAACCGGTCGAGCAAAAGCTGGTCGCCCGGTTGGCGCCCGCTGCCGATGACGTTCCTGTGTTTGCGACCTATCGACTTGACCACCAATTCGAGGTCATCCGGCGGGTCGGCGAACTGACCGACATCCCGGTCCCCCGGGTGCGCTGGATCGAGACCACCGGCGACGTGCTGGGAACGCCGTTCTTCCTGATGGACTACGTCGAGGGTGTGGTGCCACCCGACGTCATGCCCTACACCTTCGGCAACAACTGGTTCGCCGACGCACCCGCGCAATGCCAGCGCCAACTACAGGACGCCACCGTGGCCGTGCTGGCCAAGCTACATTCAATCCCGAACGCGCAGAAGATATTCGGCTTCCTGGCCGAGGGACTCACCGGCGATACCGCGCTGCGCCGGCATTTCGGCTGGGTTCGGGCCTGGTACGACTTCGCGGTGCCCGACATCGGCCGATCACCGCTAGTGGAGCGGACTTTCCAGTGGTTGCAAGACAACTGGCCGCAGCAGGCGGCCGCACGTGAGCCGGTGCTGCTCTGGGGCGACGCCCGGATGGGCAACGTCTTGTACCGTGACTTTGCGCCGGTGGCGGTGTTGGACTGGGAAATGGTGGCGTTGGGTCCACGCGAGCTGGACGTCGCCTGGATGATCTACGCGCACATGGTCTTTCAGGAGCTTGCCGCTCTGGCGACGCTGCCGGGCCTGCCCGATGTGATGCGCGAGGACGACGTGCGCGCCAGCTACCAGGAGCTCACTGGCGTGGAACTGGGTGACCTGCACTGGTTTTACGTGTATTCGGGCGTCATGTGGGCGTGCGTGTTCATGCGCACCAGCGCGCGGCGGATTCACTTCGGCGAGATCGAGAAACCCGACGATGTCGAGTCGCTGTTCTACCATGCGGCCTTGATGAAACGCCTTATCGGAGAGGAACACTAA